The Fusobacterium massiliense sequence TTTCAGTAGCCTTACATTCAACATTATTTAATGTAAGACCTTTTATATACTTACTAACTTGAATTTGTAAGTCATTAAAAATACTATTTTTTATTACAGTAATTGGTCTATCAACCATTCTATTATCTATTCCCAAATCTCTATGGAGTGGTACTGTTCCTCTTTTTGTATTTAACAGAATATATAATTCCATTAATTTTGGATGTTGAGGAATAGTCTTATTTGAAACTATCATATTTCCTCCTATTAATATCCTCTTAAATCATCTTCAATTAATCCGTGTAGCCATTTTTTTTCATTTTTATCTTTTGAGTAAACATTCTTTTTAGATTTTTTCTTTAATACTTTTTTATTTTTCTTTTTATTTTTTCCACTACTATTATTTCTTCTATTTTCTGTAGTTAAATTATTAGTAGCAGGTAAAAGAAGTCTATCTAACTTTGGGATATATTCTTTAAGAGTTAAAGAACAATTTACAACTTCTAGTTCTCCACTTGAATTTGTACTCTTTATTCCTTGTTTAAAGGCTGTTAACATAAATCCATACTTTGATAAAGGCTTATTTCCTAAGATAAGTGGATAATACTCTCCATTTTCACAAATTTTTTCCAATTTTAGTATTGCTTCATTTATGTTAGTTAGTGTATAAACTAACTTAATATTTAAAGAAATAGTTCTTAAATTTCTACGAATAAACTCTGTGTAAGGAGCTTCTCCAAGATTGTCATGATCTTCTGTTTTAGATGAAATACTTAAATCAATGGCATCAGGAGTTAAAACATTCCCACGAGCAACAGTAAAAATAATATCTCCATAACTTCCTAAATTACTTGAAAAATCAAATGTAGTGAAATTATTTAAAAAATCTTTTGTTAATCTATTTAGTACATTCATTTCTTAGTCATCTCCTTATATTCAATAGATTCAACATCTAATTTTCCTTCTTTTAGTGTTGCTTTATTTGTTTCAAATCCTTTTTCTGCTTTCATACTTCCCTTTATTATTGCATTATTTGAAACTGTTATACTTTTTTCTATTGTTGTATCTCCAGTTATAAGAACTTCACTATCTATTTTTGTTAAAGTTCCTTTTAACTCTATATTTCCATCTTCTTTTATTGTTAAACTTGCACCTTGAAAATCAATTTTATATTGATCTTCTTGAGAGTTACTTACATTTTTTTCAGAAAAATAGCTTCCAATTATAAAACCTCTTTCTGTATCATCTCCTAAAAATATACAAAACACAGGAGTATTAACCTTTGGAATAGAAGTTATTTTATTTTCAAAAGTGATAGGAGATAAAATTTGTAATCCCTCTGTTATTTGATTTTCATACTCAGGAAGTTGTACAGTAGCAGTATAATCAGTTGTATTAATATTTTGAATAATTCCTACTGTTCCTTTTAATGCTGAAATCATTTTTTATTCTCCTTTTTCATATCTTTTTTTATTTTGTACATTTCAATAGATGTAGTAAATTTTGGAAAATTATGTTGTAACCTAGTTACTACATAATTTCCTGAAAACTCTCCTGCATCAGATAATGCTATAATGCAACCAGAATATAACTCCTTACATCCAATAATTTTTAAAGTTGTTTCTATTTCTCTTTTATTGACATTTTCAAGAATTTTTTTTGCTAACTTTTTTAAGTCTCCACTTTTAGCCCTGGATTTTAAAGAATAAACTTTTTTATAACTATCAGACTTTTGTCCTGTTTCAAGTTCGTGTTTTGTTATAATTGCTTTTTCTTCTTTTTGTTTTTTAGTATTAAAGTATTTAACTTCAATAGCATCATAAATATCATTAGATTTATCTTTTATTTCAAATTCCTCAACATTGTTCAAACTAATACTTAAAAGAGGAGTATTTTCTGATAGTATTTCTTCCTCAAATAAGATAAGTATTCCACTAGATATTTTTAACTTTACTCCTTCATCCTGGGCAATCTTATTTAAGAAGGAAAAATCTTCCTCTTCCTCTTGTTTTATATTTTTTAAAGTGATATTGTCTTTTACTCTATAAAAATACTTTAGTTTATATTTATCAGCAAACTCTTTTCCAAGTGCTTCTAAAGAGATATTAGCCCATATCTTAGACCTTTTAACATCTCTTGAATTAAGTGGACCAGATATTCCTTTAAATGTTGCTGTTTTTCTGTTGAATTGTCTTATATCTATATTAAAAATTCCTACATCACTTTGGCTTTCTCCTTCAAATTCACTATTCCAATTAAGAGTTTTTATTCCAAACTTTATTTGAGTTCCCTTTGGAATAGCCCAGTTTGTTGTTAGAAATCTATTATTTTCATTATTAAGTTTTATTATAATTTCATCTAATGTACCTTCTAAATTATCTATAATTTCAACATCAACTATATGTTTTAATAATTCTCCAGTTACATCTTTATTATCTATAAAAAAGGTAGGAGAGGCTCTCCTAACTAAGTTTGAACTAGCCACGGAGCAACACCTCTCTTTTTATCTTCTTTTATTTCAGGAATAGAAAGTTCAACTCCAGCTGGAAAGATAACTATTTCAGAGAGTTCAATATTTTCTTCTAATAACTCTTTCATAAGATTTTCATTCCCAAAGAGTTTAAAAGCAATTAGATCCCAAGTATCTCCTGCTTCTGTCTTATAAACTTGTTCTTGCATAAGTTTCTCTTTCCTCCTTCATTTTTTCTAATTGTCTTTGAAGTTCATTTAACTTTTCTTGTAAATTTTCTATAATACTATTTTTAGTATCTTCAGATACTCCATTAAAAGTAAAACTATTGTAAATTTGATAAGTAATAGGCTTTTCACTACTTGTGCTATTTTCTGATTTACTACTTTGAGTAGCATTTTGAAGTCTATTTCTTAAACTTCCAAAGATACTTTCATTCTCATCTTTTGTAAGAACTCTTTCACCTTTGTGTAACTCAGCAATATAACCGTCAAATGGCACATAATTTAATCCATTAGCATGGCTTCCATTTATTGTAGCTTTTGCAGTTCCTATATTTTCTTTTTCTCCAATGATGTATTTCATTCCTGGTATTTTTCTTGCAAAATCTAATGCTTTTTCCTTTGCACCTGCTATTGCATCAGACATAAGTTCAAATGGCTTCGCAAAAAAGCCTTTTATTTTTTCTGCAATACTAGCAATAGTATCTTTAAAAGAATTTAACATTGCTGTAAATCTTTCAGAAAATCCAGTTTTTACTTTATCCCAAAGTCCAGTTATACTTTCCCATAGACCTTGGAAGAAACCTGTAACTTTATCCCAAATAGCACTAAAAATCTTAGTAAGTACTGACCATAAAGTTGAAAAAATTCCAACAATCTTATCCCATAGCCAAGTAATTTTATTTAATATCCAATTAAATAAATCTACAATACCTTGCCATATAGCTCCAATAACTCCACTAAGTACATTCCAAACACCTGTAAAGAATTCTACTAAAAATCCAGGAATAGCTTTTACAAATGCTTTTATTTCATCCCAATATTTAATAACAAGATATATTACACCAGCTATTACTGCAACAATAGCTGCTACTACTGCTACTACTGCTCCACCAACTGCTGCTATTGCACTTCCAATTGCACTTATAACTATCCAAACAACTTTTATAATTGGAATGATTACAGTTACAAATTGAACAATTTTAGATAGAACATTCAAAATTGTTAAAAATATTAAAATTTTATCTATTCCAATCTTATTTAGAATAGTAAAAATTCCCCAAAGTGCTGTTCCAATCTTTACTAGTGCATCTAAAAATATTTTTCCATTTTCAATAAAAGATTGCCAAAATTTATTGGCTTTTGTATCGTTAAAATTTCCAGAAAGAACATTTGAAAGTTCATTAAGCCATTCAATAGCTATATCAAGTAGTTGTCTTCCTCCTTTTGTAAAAATAGCTTGTCCTATTTTTATTTTTACATCTGAAATAGCTGATTCAAGTAATGCCCATTTACCAGAGTCACTATCAAGAATAGTATTAGCCATTTCTTTTGCTTTTCCAGTAGCATTTTCATTTTCTTTTGCAAACTGTGCTAATGCATCAGCTCCCTTGTACATAACACCATTAACTTCTTTTGTAGCAGTTAACAGCTTATTCATAGCTAAAGCTCCCTGATCTCCAAACATTTCTTTTAAAAAGGCTAACTTTTCTATACCTGACATTTTCCCAGTAACTTTTTCTAATTGTCTTACAAAATCAACAAGTCCTATAAATTCGCCTTTAGAATTTTTTACATTAATTCCAAGTTTTTGTAGGTCTTTTTGTACTTTACTGTCAGCTATCTTAGCAAAAGCTTGTTTTAAGTCTCTTCCTGCCTGTCCTGATTTTATAGCTTGGTCTCCCATTAAACCAACAGCAGCTGAGGCTGTTGCTAAATCTATATTCAAATCATGTGCTGAAGAAGATACATATTTAAATGCTTCTCCTAACATTTGAATATTTGTATTACTTCGTGACATAGTATTAGCAAGAATATCTGCTGCATGCCCAACATCATTTATTCCAATATTAAAAGCATTCATATGATCAGATATCATATCTGATATCATGATGAAATCTTCTCCTGAAGCAGTTGCTAGGTCAAAAATAGGTGGAATTGCTGCTATTATCTCTTTTGGTTTAAATCCAGCTAATGCAAATTTTTCCATACCTGCTGCTGCCTCTTCAGAAGTAAATATTGTTGTTTTTCCAACTTCCATTGCTTTTTTCTTTAAAGCTTCATACTCTTCAGCAGTAGCTCCTGTTAAAGCTTTAACTTTTATCATTTGTTTGTCAAATTCTAAATATTCTTTAGCTGAAGAAATTCCTACTCCAACTGTTGCAGCTATTCCAGCAGTAGCTGCATATTTTAATCCAGTATTGAATTTATCTTTTACATTTTTAAATGTTCCCTTTGCACTTTTAAAAGCGGCTTGTTGAGCAAGTAGTTGTTTTTCTTTTTTTATAGTTTGGTCAATTTCACTTTGCAAATTGTCAAAAGGAATTTTCAATTTTTTAAGTTCCATTCCATACTTTTGGAATGATTTAGATTGTGCTTTTATAGTTGTTTCTAAGGCTTTAGCTTTTTTGGTTAAGCTTTCATATTTCTTTTTTTCAGCATCAGTAAGACTATTATTTCTCTTTTTTATCTCATCTAATGCCTTTAATTCATTTCTAAGTTTTCTATACTTAGAAACATTGTTCATTATCTCCTTGTTTAGCTCTTTTTGAGCTTTTAAAGTTCTTTGAGCCTTTTCCATTTTCTGCCTAGCAACTCTTAAATTCTTAACTTCATTAGCTAATTTTTTTAAATTACCAGGTAAAGACTTATCAATAACTCCTTGCACTCTCATAATCAAATCCATTTTCTTTCCCAACAATATCACCTCCTTCTTTTTCTTAGAGTTTCTTCAACTGTTTCTATAAGTTCTCTTATTCTGTATATATCACAACCCATTAAGTATGAGTATGGAATATTCATATTCACTCCTAATGGATTGTTAAGTTCTACTATTAATTCATCTAAAAGTTTTGCATGTTCTCTTTCAAGATCTTCTATTAATCTTCCTGCAAAAAATCTCTAACTTCATCTCTTACCTTTGCAAAATCTTTATATGAAAGTTTTAAGAATGTTTCATATGAATGTGCAGATACATATTCTGCGACTAACATATAATAAAAATCATCTAGTTCTTCCACTAATGTTGCTGATTTTTTTCTTAATTTTCCATAATTTTTCTTTATTTCAATAATTGAATTTCCAGTTAATTTTCCAAAATCAAATGTTATTTCTCTACCATCAGAAAGTTTAACTTTTCTAACTAAACCTTTTTCTTTTTTAGGTTCTTCAATATCATCTTTTTTTTCATCAACTACTGATTCAATTACTCCATTTCTTTTATTTATTTCTGCATTTGCCTCTCTTAATTCTTTATTAAAATCTCCCATTTTTTCCTCCTATTAAGATAAAATACTTCTAACTTTTTCATATAAATCTTTACCATTTACAATAGCTTTTTTGTTATACACATCAATTTCATGTATAACTTTTCCTTGAATTTCTTCTTTATAATAAGTCAATGAAAACTCTAATTCTGTTTCATTTTTTATAGCTTTTCCTATATCTCCACCACTTGTTTTTATTCTTTTTCCTTTAAAAGAATAAATGGCTTCAACTTCATCATTATTATGAGTTTCAGAATCTTCAACTAATATTGCTGCTTTTGCTGTTAAATTAACATTACTCCCATATTCAAATGCTATGTCCTTACATCTATTCATAAATTTTAACTGTAATTTCATAGCATTAAATGCTGTTGGAATAGGTTCATCATGTTCTATTACACCTAGCCCATTTATAGTTTCAGTCTTATGTTCTATATCTGGTAATGTTATAGTTGCTATTCCAACCAACTCATCTGTTCCATTTAATCTTATAATTGCATCTTCAATTATTGTTGACCTTATCATTTACTCCTCCTATCTTTGAAATAATAATTTTAAATATTTAGAGTCATACTCTAATCTAAACTCTAGACTTTCTCCTGGAATAATCGCTCCTAAATAAATATGCCATTTGAATTTTCCTGCTATCATATCTTGTTCAGAATTTTCTTCAGGTTTAAATTCAACTCTTCCACCAAGTAATTTATTATCATTAGTTAAAGAGTTTAGCCAAACATTAATATTAGTTTCTATGCTTTTAGCTTGTGAAGGTGTCATTCCCTTATCAACTTCAACTGTATTGTTTAGCATTATTGTATTTCCGATATACTTGAACATTCTTTTAACAGGTATCCAAACATCTTTTGGATCTGTTTCTCCACCAGGTTGAAATACAGAGGTTCTATTTCCCCAGAACACAGTTCCATTTGGTTGTCTAATTATTGTAGAAATTCCATTTTCATTCAATAAATTAGCCTCTGCTTCATCTAAATTAACTTTTTTAAATGTACTTCCTTCATAATATCCAACACCTTGCATTTTGATATTTTTATTTGAAGGACTTTCGCAAGGAACACCATCAAATTTGGCATCTACTGATTGCATGTGTAGTGCCATTACTGTTGAGAAGTGAAATACTTCATCTTCAAGATAAGGACAACCCCAAGTGATTGCTTGGTCAGCATCTATATAATTTTTTTCTTTCTTAAATGCTATAACTTCTCCATACTTTGTTGTATTTGGCATTTCAGGAATTGACATAGATGCCCATTTATCATTTATAACAGCTGATTTAGCATCCAGAGCTACTCTTATTTTTGCTGTTGAAAAATCAGGAGCAACTACACAACTAGGTATCATTGAATATTTAGGGAATATTTCCTTTAAACATTCAAGTCCTTTTGCTTCTAATGTTTGTGGATCTATACTTCCAATTACATCAGTTTCTTTTAATTTGCTAACATCTAAGAAATTATATGAAACTTCTAATTTTTTAACTGATGTTTCAGTTTTTGCTAATGTAATTATTAACTTTCCTTCATTATCAAATGAACAAGAATATTTTTCTTTTGCTATCAATGTAGATGTTTCACCATTTTTAATAATCAAATTTTCATCATTTATAATTCCAATCTTTTCAAGAGTTGCTTTAAAATCTTTTACAACAATATCTTGCTCAGTATGAGCAGTTTTATGCTCACTAGGGTTTAAAACATTTATAACAATAATAGGTTTTACATTATATACATTAAAAGCTAGGTATAATGCTTCATTGATTGTAAATCCTTTTATGTTATTAGCTCCTCCAAAATAAGTAGCTGCATCCTTTGAGTTTTGAATAAGAATAGGTTTATTAACACAGCTCATATCTCCCATGTTAATAGTTCCTGTTCCAACTATTACAGTTGGTGTCTGAGTTTCTGCAAATATTTTTAAGCCTGAAGGCATTTCTTTGTAACTTGTACCATGTTGAAACTTTGCCATTTTTCCTCCTATCTATTTTCACTATATTCATCTAAATCTATGAAATTTTCCT is a genomic window containing:
- a CDS encoding phage major tail tube protein, encoding MIRSTIIEDAIIRLNGTDELVGIATITLPDIEHKTETINGLGVIEHDEPIPTAFNAMKLQLKFMNRCKDIAFEYGSNVNLTAKAAILVEDSETHNNDEVEAIYSFKGKRIKTSGGDIGKAIKNETELEFSLTYYKEEIQGKVIHEIDVYNKKAIVNGKDLYEKVRSILS
- a CDS encoding tail protein X, with product MQEQVYKTEAGDTWDLIAFKLFGNENLMKELLEENIELSEIVIFPAGVELSIPEIKEDKKRGVAPWLVQT
- a CDS encoding phage late control D family protein; translated protein: MASSNLVRRASPTFFIDNKDVTGELLKHIVDVEIIDNLEGTLDEIIIKLNNENNRFLTTNWAIPKGTQIKFGIKTLNWNSEFEGESQSDVGIFNIDIRQFNRKTATFKGISGPLNSRDVKRSKIWANISLEALGKEFADKYKLKYFYRVKDNITLKNIKQEEEEDFSFLNKIAQDEGVKLKISSGILILFEEEILSENTPLLSISLNNVEEFEIKDKSNDIYDAIEVKYFNTKKQKEEKAIITKHELETGQKSDSYKKVYSLKSRAKSGDLKKLAKKILENVNKREIETTLKIIGCKELYSGCIIALSDAGEFSGNYVVTRLQHNFPKFTTSIEMYKIKKDMKKENKK
- a CDS encoding phage tail sheath family protein, translated to MAKFQHGTSYKEMPSGLKIFAETQTPTVIVGTGTINMGDMSCVNKPILIQNSKDAATYFGGANNIKGFTINEALYLAFNVYNVKPIIVINVLNPSEHKTAHTEQDIVVKDFKATLEKIGIINDENLIIKNGETSTLIAKEKYSCSFDNEGKLIITLAKTETSVKKLEVSYNFLDVSKLKETDVIGSIDPQTLEAKGLECLKEIFPKYSMIPSCVVAPDFSTAKIRVALDAKSAVINDKWASMSIPEMPNTTKYGEVIAFKKEKNYIDADQAITWGCPYLEDEVFHFSTVMALHMQSVDAKFDGVPCESPSNKNIKMQGVGYYEGSTFKKVNLDEAEANLLNENGISTIIRQPNGTVFWGNRTSVFQPGGETDPKDVWIPVKRMFKYIGNTIMLNNTVEVDKGMTPSQAKSIETNINVWLNSLTNDNKLLGGRVEFKPEENSEQDMIAGKFKWHIYLGAIIPGESLEFRLEYDSKYLKLLFQR
- a CDS encoding phage baseplate protein, giving the protein MISALKGTVGIIQNINTTDYTATVQLPEYENQITEGLQILSPITFENKITSIPKVNTPVFCIFLGDDTERGFIIGSYFSEKNVSNSQEDQYKIDFQGASLTIKEDGNIELKGTLTKIDSEVLITGDTTIEKSITVSNNAIIKGSMKAEKGFETNKATLKEGKLDVESIEYKEMTKK
- a CDS encoding phage tail protein — encoded protein: MNVLNRLTKDFLNNFTTFDFSSNLGSYGDIIFTVARGNVLTPDAIDLSISSKTEDHDNLGEAPYTEFIRRNLRTISLNIKLVYTLTNINEAILKLEKICENGEYYPLILGNKPLSKYGFMLTAFKQGIKSTNSSGELEVVNCSLTLKEYIPKLDRLLLPATNNLTTENRRNNSSGKNKKKNKKVLKKKSKKNVYSKDKNEKKWLHGLIEDDLRGY
- a CDS encoding phage tail tape measure protein; this translates as MLGKKMDLIMRVQGVIDKSLPGNLKKLANEVKNLRVARQKMEKAQRTLKAQKELNKEIMNNVSKYRKLRNELKALDEIKKRNNSLTDAEKKKYESLTKKAKALETTIKAQSKSFQKYGMELKKLKIPFDNLQSEIDQTIKKEKQLLAQQAAFKSAKGTFKNVKDKFNTGLKYAATAGIAATVGVGISSAKEYLEFDKQMIKVKALTGATAEEYEALKKKAMEVGKTTIFTSEEAAAGMEKFALAGFKPKEIIAAIPPIFDLATASGEDFIMISDMISDHMNAFNIGINDVGHAADILANTMSRSNTNIQMLGEAFKYVSSSAHDLNIDLATASAAVGLMGDQAIKSGQAGRDLKQAFAKIADSKVQKDLQKLGINVKNSKGEFIGLVDFVRQLEKVTGKMSGIEKLAFLKEMFGDQGALAMNKLLTATKEVNGVMYKGADALAQFAKENENATGKAKEMANTILDSDSGKWALLESAISDVKIKIGQAIFTKGGRQLLDIAIEWLNELSNVLSGNFNDTKANKFWQSFIENGKIFLDALVKIGTALWGIFTILNKIGIDKILIFLTILNVLSKIVQFVTVIIPIIKVVWIVISAIGSAIAAVGGAVVAVVAAIVAVIAGVIYLVIKYWDEIKAFVKAIPGFLVEFFTGVWNVLSGVIGAIWQGIVDLFNWILNKITWLWDKIVGIFSTLWSVLTKIFSAIWDKVTGFFQGLWESITGLWDKVKTGFSERFTAMLNSFKDTIASIAEKIKGFFAKPFELMSDAIAGAKEKALDFARKIPGMKYIIGEKENIGTAKATINGSHANGLNYVPFDGYIAELHKGERVLTKDENESIFGSLRNRLQNATQSSKSENSTSSEKPITYQIYNSFTFNGVSEDTKNSIIENLQEKLNELQRQLEKMKEERETYARTSL